The Arachis hypogaea cultivar Tifrunner chromosome 14, arahy.Tifrunner.gnm2.J5K5, whole genome shotgun sequence DNA window GACTGGACTACTATCTCCAGAGCCACCCATCATTAGGAGACCTGCAGGCCGCCCCACGAAGAAAAAAAGGAAGGCGGACCCTGTTGAAGACGTGCGTGATGGAACAAAAGGACGACGAACATTCAAGGTTACCTGTCAAAAATGTGGCGAATCTGGCCACAATGCAAAAACATGCAAGGGACCACCAAGGCCTAAACCCCCACCAAAGAATAAAGGTAAAAAAAAGGGTAATGGAAATGGATCCACCATTGCAGCAGGGTCACAGGAAGAAGTACAAGTAACCCTCTCAGCCCCTCAACCACAGCCACAGGTACCTTTCTAAATTGGATTATATTCGATGCTTTGTATGCCATTCATGTACTTACTTGTTTTGTTACTTTGTCTTGTGTTAGGAGCAAACTACTAACTCATCCAACCAAGTTGCATCAACAACAAGTTTTAGGCCTCCAAGACCTAAACAACAAATTCTGAGACCTCATGTAGCTCCAGTCACTGCCCCAACACCTCCTATGAAGCTTGTTTCGGCTCCAAGACCTTTACCTCCACCAACTTTAACTCCTCCACCTACAGCCCCATTTGCTCCAGTGCCTAGGTCACTCCATCCGAATCAGATACCAAGAATCTCTCCGGAAACAGTTGCTGCTACAAGCTCTGGAACTGCTGCCAGAATATTCAAGTTCATGCCTACACCAGGACTCAACCTCCAAAAGAAGAAATGATATTGCTCTATGATATCATGCTGATTGTAGTTATGTTGTTTAGTTTATTAAGACCCTTTTGTAACAGATTATGGTTATGTAGTGCATTTATGCAACTTTGAGCTATGCTTTTGGAATGTATCTTTGATGCTAGCAACAGATATAAACTAGCTAGGAGTAAGTTTTTTGTTGGAATATTTAGAACTTTGATGCTTGATTTCAAATATATGAAATTATGGTTATTAGACTATTTTGATAATTATGAGTGATGTGATTTGTATTAAATCAGGTTTTTGAAACATTATTTTTGTGAATGCATATGATTCTAATATTTGGCAAAGGAAATTTCATTACACAATTCTGACAGACTATAATATTAGCAATTACACTTTGATCAATTATTCAATTACAATATATCCATACATAATAAGCACTTAATTCCCTTCTTTTCCTACCTAACTATATCTTTCCTAAAAAAATACAAACCAAAAAACCTAGCATGAAAAAGAACACATTTTTCCAATGACTGCTCCACTCCCTCCTTTTACTTATATTCTTAGTCTTCTTCTCTAATTCATCTACCAAATCTTTCAACTTCTTCACCCTCTCTTCCAGTACAACATTATGCTGGCTATCTTGCATTTCATGGGAAAAAATTTTGTCAAACCATATAAAAAATTTACAGTGTGGAAGATTCTCCTACATTGAAGGGGAAAATGCACAAAATCAGAGTTAACCCATGAATTTAACAATGCATAAAGAAAATACCATACCCAACGTTTCTTACCCTATAATAAGGACAACCAAAGAAAGGTCTTCTTGGGTTCTTATCTGTTCCAGATTCCACAACAATGGCATAAGCTCCACAGTGGCATCTTGGATTCTCCCTTCTTGCAATTCCAAATTTGGGGCCACCTGAAGCACTGCTAGCACTACCATCTCCGCTACCTCTAATAACTCGTTGACAATAAGAACTTGTTGAATTCCCTCCACTTGCCATGGTTACACGTTTTCAGAGTAGCACACGAGGATGATTATGACCTTCACACCATTGTTTTAGGATTTAGGGCATCATACAAGAACAAATCTGTAGTTGTATTTCTAGGGACTATTTTGTCTTTCATCCCATGTGGCATTTAACAGCTGACTCAACACATTAACATGACACGTTGGACTCTACCGTTAGAATTTCACGGAAAAAACCAACAAAAGGACTAAAATGACGGACGTTTACAAAAGTTGGGGactaattacataattaaattttgttgGGGACCAAAACGTCCACTTCAAAATTCTTTGGGGACCAATTTGGGTAAATACTCTATTATTTATGTAATGTTTTTTCTATATCAAGATCATCCAAAAAGAATGAAACCCCGAACTTACAAGAGCAAGTGCAATGTGTCCTGCAATTTACAACACCAAGAAAAAAGAACAGATTTCCAACCATGAATTACTTGTGTAAAACTGCAAGCATGACAGTGTCAACAAagctaaaattttattattactatgaaTACATAATTTAATGTGATTTCATCAATTGAATTCTACGTTTTGTACTTAAAACAGGAAATTTGGTCACAAAATGTAAACTTGGGAGCATTAATAACTTGGTAAGTCCTCATCCATCATTCATTCACTCCACATGTCATTGGCTAATGAGGGCTTCAATTCATGATAGCATTGCCTTCTCCACCAGCTCCTGCAATTCCCCTTTTTGATATGCTTCTGCAGCCAAAGAAAGGATGAGAGATTAGAAGAGGACAAGTATTTTGCAGAAACTATTAGGGTCCGTTtggtttgcattttcattttctaatttcatttttagaattttgtgaagaaaaaaggaaaaacaggagatgaagcaacaaaatagaattttattatttttactattttctctttttccttcgcAAAATCCTAACAACAGAAAATACTGAGAATGAAAAACACAAGTCAATGGCACCCTCAGGCCTATTTGATTTCTGTTTTCGCTTCTTGTTTTCGTATTTCCTTGGTCAAATGTAAAATGTGAAAATTCACTATCTAGCTATCCCCTTAACCATTTATGATTACTATTACTACCCCTTATGATCAATGTTTAAATGATATGATTAGTGAAACAAACCAAATTCTACAAGCATCAGGAAAACAAAGCAATCATATCATAAAGCCAGGACCGATGGATCGAGCCATTATTAAGGTAACCAATGCAAAATTAACCTTCACAACTAGAAATCTGAGTGACATACCAACAGTGATATCACAGCCACCAAAAAACTCTCCATCTATGTAGAGTTGAGGAAAGGTTGGCCAACTCGAATACTCCTTCAGTCCTTGGCGCAGCAACTCATTTTCCAGTATGTTTATAGTCTCAAAAGGCACGTTCAGAGACTTCAATATCTGCACCACTGTGTTCGAGAATCCGCACTGCGGAAAATCCTTAGTTCCCTTCATAAACAGAACTACCTTATTTGAAGTAACAACTTTATCCAATGTAGACTTCAATTGAGGAGTCAATCCTGCAAATAAAACCAAAAACCCAACATATAATTAGGCGTACCAGTAATTATCAAGTAAAAATCCTCAACTTAATCATATTTCTTTTCAAACCTCAAATTAGTCCTCTAAATAGCTTTAACATCAATTTGGTCATCAATGTTTAAAATAGAAATCAGTATCACACTGATGTATATTTAGATAACAGTTTCAGTCCTTTCATAGTTATTTTACTCTGTGAAGGACCAAACAGTAACCTTATAATCACATCAATGCTCAACCTTTCACACCATAAATCAATAGAAATTCAAGAAAAGTTTCCAAAACAtgctaaataagtaaatatttacCAACCATGATTTCTCATCTTCCTAAAATTCTTTTGGTTAACAATTTACAGTACAGTGTAGTATATAGAAATCAATCTACAAtaacaaagaaaagtaaatagACTAATTTTGATGCAACTAATCACACTTTGAAAATGCTAATTCGATAATCTTAGATTTAAAAACACTGATTTGGGCATTTACTCTACTATGATTATTAGTTTAATAAGCTCAGACATACTAAATAAAGACTTATTTTAACAATATGAATGTTGACAcaattgaaaattcaaaagaatCCCAAGTCCATAAAACCAGCAAAACGAGGGTTTTGGTGAATTGTGATTGAAAAGCTGAAAGAGTGACAAAGGTTGAAACTTTGGCATGCCCAGATCAAAACCCATGaacgaaattgaaattgaaagagaaGGGTAAGTAGAATCAGTACCAGAGGAGCACCGAACAATTGTGGAAGCGCGTTTGTGTTGTTTAGGGTGGAACTGAAAGAGGAGCTTCTTGTTGTTGTTTTGAGTCAAAGCAAGAGGAGGAGAAGGTTGCAGAAACAGTGTTCCTCGAAGGTGGGAgtgcgatgatgatgatgatggaattGTTGGGTGCAAATTGAAAGGTTTAATGCACCAACAAGAAGACATTTTTTCGTGCTTCGTATCAAAATCTCAGGACACCACAAAATTTCTGTTGTGTTTGGTCCAAATATCAGTTGCGTTGTGTTCTGCTTTGTAaactttgtttattttatttattagctTAATAAAAATTATGTGGTGTTATTTCATAGAAGgaaaagaaatagagtttctttaAGATTCAAGGTtattaattgataaaattttaaagaaaacatataaaaatgaagtttttaatatattattatgtatttattaaaataaaaaattttactaataataatagaaaaaaaaactttaaaaaaagagtaaattattatttctaaTCACAAAactttaaaatactaaaatttaatcgTGAATGAATAAAAATAGTTTTGtactcataaaaaataatttttatgtgataaaaatatttaaatgttaattttatttatgtgtAAATTTATCAATATTCTAAACTTTTATGAATAAAAgtgacagtttttttttttttttttatgagtacaaagttagttttatttatatattttctttaaaattcaactaGTGAGATAagacttttttttattgatttgtaaaaattcaattcaattaaattttataaaattagtttatttgGTTTATAAAgataagaataaataataatacattCTACTCAACTGATGCAAACTAGACCAACTGAGAGAATATTCCTGAGGCTCTTGATTACAAGCAAAGGTTTCTTTATCACTAATGAAGGTTACCTATGACTATGAGAATGCCAAAGGGAAAAAGGTGATTGATCAAATGAGCATTTGAAAGGTTATAATGAAGAAAATCCTGCTcacaaattacaaaatataactGTCAATAAGGATACTTTTCATGGCTTTAGAACTTAGAAATTGTATACAAAATTAAGAGTAATGATACTAAGACTTAGGATGTTGGGAAGAAATCATTGTTACAAATTCATGTTATCATTTTATTTATAATCATTGGACAAATCATGTGACAATGTTCATCTTTGATGGAATTTCTTAACTTGAGAACCAAAGAAAAATTGTATCAATTCTCCTAATTGAGATCAACAAGAAAAGTTTTTTTCATTTTATCTATTTACCAACAAGAAAAACAGTTGTTGATTGAATATGCAATCATGTCTCCTTTCCAAATTCCAACAGGCAAAGGATTTTTGTATACAgagaaaatcaaataaaagaatcTATTGATGATCTGCATCAGCTGTAATTTCAATCCCCATCAAAGACAGTTCTTCACAAAGCAAATCAACACTCTTGAAATGTACACCTTTGATTCCAACTTCTATTGCTGCCTCCACATTCTTTTTCCTGCCACAATAAACCCCAAATTAGGAATTTAATTTCTGTACACTTTCAGTATAAACATTATACAAAACATTCTAATTATGTATTGTCatgtcataaaaagtaaccaaCTTTCACATCCAATACTTCTATGgtcatccaaaaataaaaaaagaaaaatttagttTGATGATCGTGTATAATTAAGTTTAGGAATTTGCAAAAGAGAAATCAGCACCTTTAATAGCGACTGAGagggtaaaaaataaataaacataaagggtGTGGAAGTACAATAGATTTTTAAGTTTCATAATATAATCTCATAAAAAATATTCTCAGTTCTCAATAAAAATAACTCATTTTCCCTTGATAAATTCCTCAATACAGAGGTAAAATAGTCATTCATTCACACGAAAAGGACGAGAACTAAAGAAAGTTAAAACTCATTCTCATATAGATGACAATAAGAAACATCCTGGTATGATTTAATAACCGAATAGTGTACAGTATATAAAGAGAAAGAGTAGAAACCTGTCATCTACAAATATACAATTTGCTGGATCAACTTTAAGATGTTCCAAAGCTTCCATAAAGAACTCGGTATCAGGCTTCCTCTTTCCTGAAACACATTATAATAAATAGGGCCAATACTGCATAAGTTTTCAGTGATTTGATATAGTTTGAATTTATGCTTCAGCCCTCATTAATCAAATCAAAACAAGTTGTGCTATACCATATGTACACGAACAAAATGTCCAAGATAAATATTTTGATAGTTCTAACTTGTCTTCAATCAACTGGTACCTACAATACAAGACATTCTGAAGAAGACTGTGGGGATGCAAAAAAACCAAAATCATAATAAGAACGACTGTCTTACCATATGGGGTAGTTTGTAAAAGCATGCATCTCATAGTTGTTTTGCTTTAAGGAAAGAAGCAAATGTTCAATTCCTTCAATGTATGAGTATCCACTTGTCATGCAAGTTTTAAGGCCTGTGATGGAAACACACATGAAACTCAGTAACTTAATCAAACTCAACAGCCGCTTAGCACACAACAATAATACATTTAGTGTACTTTAGGAGAGCTCTAAATAAAGCTCAACAATCTCTTCTAGAACAAAGAAGTTAAAATGTTACAGGGCAAGGGACTCTAAACTATGAATAACGATGATATAAAGCGGTCTTAACAGGTCATGGTAAAGCATGTAACAAACAAGCAATCAACTATtagaaaataaacagcaagctGAAAATTGTCTCGATTGACACAAATTGGAGTTAATAATTCCTTTAGCATCCAATATCAGATTAATATCAAGTAACTTATCATCAACACCCAAAGCATTCCAGGAGAAAAGGATGCTAAAACTTCTGGAAGgacaaaaacaattttttttcccTCGGAAAGATCACCAAAAGGCTAACATTTTGTGGGGTTGGAAGAACTGTAGCCAATCTGGAATTCATCTGAAATGATTTGATCTATGAACAAAAATATCGACATCAGCATTTTGCGGTTCTCAAAAGTCAGATTTTCAATGTATTATATTAAACTAAAATAGTATCATGTACATGACTAATACTAAGTTATCAGCTCTAGCAACAAAATGTTAGACCAACCTTCTAAATCAACATCCCTTCCGTCCTTAAAAAATTTTCTCGCTAGCTCCATCTGGAAGAGAAAAACATTATTAAGAACAATGTTATGAAAGTGGAAACTACTTAACCATTTTATGCAGAAGATACAAGAAATTCGAAAGCAAGTAGTGAAAagcaacccccccccccccctctttcttccttctcttccccaacaaaaaataaaaaaggaaccaGAAATGGAACCAGGTTTCCAGCTTACCAAAATTCTTCCCTAAACCAATAAACAAATCACTATACAAAACCTAAGCATATGTTTTAATGAGGAATGAAATGTGACATCCTACATTTACATAATAAAAACCATTGTTTGGATTCTGATAAAAGGGAAATAAACAGAAATACCAATCCCCGATCACAACAATAAACAAAGTGAAACTAACAGGATCCAGGAACTCATCAAGAATATTGCATGATGGGTTCTAAAACCTACAACTTGCATCCACAAAACACTCTACTTTGCTACTGAACAACAATGACAGATTCCAAATCCTTAGAAATGACCCTTAATAAACAATTCAAATCAATATGACACATACTCAAAAGATTTGAACATTCTCCAAATTCCCTATATGCAATTcaactaaaaaaacaaaaactaaaatattgGGAACGGTTCAAGCCAAATGAGTAAGTATTGACAAAAAAGAAAGCTTTTTGTTTTAAGCTAAGTCCAAATTCTAAAATATACTAATATTAATTAAGGTCAAAGTTTGAAGCTTTGGATAAAATTGAAAGAGGGAACATAGTTTTAGTTAAGTTAGGTATACCTCATCAATGAGTCCCTTTTCAAATTCAATCCATGTTGTTGGGTTCTTGGAATCCAAGAGTTCCTTGAAGGACATTCGGAAGAAGGCAGGGACATCCTCGTAGTACGGGTCTCGAACAAGTGTGTCCATGATGTCGAAGAGCAGAATAGGAAGCTTCCCCTTCCTGTAGTTGGGAACCGGCAACGACATGTTTGTGATTGAGaatgaagaaaacgaagaagaaggtTTGAATCTGAATTTGAAATTGAAGTGCTTTGGGGTCGATGGTGTTGCTTGGAATTGGAAAAGAGAGAGAGTGTGGAAGAATGagtaggaagaagaagaagaaggtgctcCCACTCTCACTCCCATTATTAATTTAAAGCTTTTAGGCTGAGTTTGCACTTTGCAGACACTTGTTCTTCTCTTTGATCTTGCTTATGCCAAATCAGATAACTCccttctaattttttaatttcagaCGGTATTAGAATAAGACTAATTAGTAGTGAATTCgagctttatttcaaaattaatagATTATTGCGCGatattatataaaatagattttaaatttttaatatttatttaaataaaataataaattaattattaaatttatttaaattaattattttaatattatctagAATCTAGATATAgtagataaaattataattaaaataatcttTTTGATTTAATTCGATAATTAAAATAATCCCttaatttttagaataatttacttaaataaaataactttttctaatattatttatttacaattttttttaaaatgcttAGATTTCTGTCCTAATTCGCTAAAAACGTCAACAAGTTTAAAATATGGTGAAAATGATGTGCGATCGACTTCAGGTAAAGTTCATAATTGAGAATCGTTAGCTGAAAAATCAGTCAAATAATCTAAaagctctcaactatcaacttcacgtgaagtatACATATAATGATATAAATTATGAAATCCAAATTCGGTTTTCAAATAAAAAGAAGACTCCTTAAACCGTTAGAAGCAGTGACGgatcttgaaacaaaattttgggggcagatagaagataattgtcaagatgctttTGATATGAACCCCATTGAAGATAAGTTTGTCTAACCTCATTTCTCtgatttgggtgatattgccaaatttaaagtcGTTTTTCAAGGTCTCGTTCtaaagaattaaggtcaaactcatcagatgtaactctttaaacttttgaaggttgtatctcactttcttcatgatttattaaagtagaaaaaCTATCCACAAGTGTTATATTATAAAAGTTATATGTCACAGCCCAAAATGAACCATGACCGCCGCTCAGGGAAACAGTTCCTAGCAAGCCTATCAGactcaaatataaattaaataagaaagttacaaatattttaaagaaatttacagtttctaaaatgaataatttcatatttttaataaaaggtaaaataaatagatatggatggatcctgcctgtgacatatgtaGCATATGACGTCTAAGAACTTAACAAAAATGAAGTACCAATTGCAGatcattactcttgaatagaagGCTCACACATTCAagtatttgttcctgaaaaatatttttaaaaaaacggAATGAGTTTTGTAAcccagtgactagacaatacatctataatccaCATGAAACCATATAAAcattatcataaaaataattttagttagaaaataataatttatatgaatatgtgaatcaataagggagttctcatacagaaataaaatcaaatagtccacacttttgcagctccacctctaagggtagccctttcctctcgtgtgtctgtacggaataacagatccaacgtgtggcctacacgttaggctagcaacgcccctgctagctgagatctgagccagatgcatctaggttaacgtcataaccgccattaactacggttttctaatacaagtctcccaaaccaattcaaaacatataatttcaaatacaacaaatctttgatctttcaaatatacaagatatcgaatcaaatcaaatcagataatactttctcatccgaatcatattcaatcatattttctcaatctttAAGGCATTTCAAAcaaatttcacaattttaaaataagtgaGTACCAACCAAATTTCAATACTTCAAAAATACATATTCAAATAAAACCAAATGCTTTAAGATAATATAAACTTTTATTTTCAAACATACATATagtctcataaaaatatatatagtctcatgtgcatATTAAAATGAGCTTTACAAGGATAAATATTTAGTTCTAATAAATCAATTagtaaaactaatttaaaatcatttgataataatttttgtgAGTATAACTAAGTTCAAAGTTccgtatatcaaaataattatagaccTAAAACCAAAccattataaatgtaaagcctactcacaacatGGTCTTAAGGGACCGAAGATATCGAACCCGAAGTGCCAGAATCCAAGGTGAGAAGGATTGAAGTAAAATGAAATGAATGAGTGCAGAATTTGGATCGAGACGGTGGCAGCAACTTCCACGGCTACATCGCAGATGTAATCATAACATCAACAGCTCCAACCGTTCCATGATAGCACTAATACCAGTACTCAAGATAATTTCCAGCAGAAACGCAACAAAAGTAGGGCGATAGTACTAAAACAGAGATATATTATCGCAATTAAAACCAGAGCATGTAAGAAAAGAAGGAAATATAGCAGAGTAAAGGTGGAAGCGTTACAATTTCATACATGGAGTCAGAACAGGGGAAAAATTGTGCTGATTTAGAGACAAGAATGAAGGGGGTATAGGGCTAAGCAAGATCACAACAGGGACGGAGACGGTTCATTAGTAGTGACGTCGGTGATGCTCCCCTGATGACGAGCTCCGTTGATGGCAACAGCAGATGCGACGATGGTGAACGGCTCCTCCATCGCGACTCTTTCTTCCTCCCTTCACTGGCCGACTCAAACTCTCCCTCTTCATTCAGCAATAACGGTGACCCCCAACAGAGATGGCGGCGGTTAAAGCTTAGCGGCGACAGAGACAAGGCGCGGCGGCTATAGCAGTTCGACAGCGGCGAGGCAGAACGGCGGCAGTCCTTCTTCCGCGTCTCCTCTCTCGCACTCGTCCCTCCTCTCGGACGCACCTCTCTCGGTTCTGGCCTCTGATGGCGACGCGATGGGACACGAACGGCGTGCTCCAGGCCGGTGGTGATGAGGTGCGACTCTCTCTCTCCTCGCATGGTAGCTCGGCATGGACAGCTCCCGCCTTCCTCCTCCATTCTCTTCTCGCAGTCTCCCcttttctctctttcctttttctttctttcttttttccatcAGAGTCTGGGTGTGCGTGCTGTGAGGAAGAGGGTGTGAGGAGAGTGAGAGTTTGTGCAGTAGTGAGAGGTGAGTGAGTGTCTTAGAAGAGGGTTAGGATTTGGTTTGAAAAAAAGAGTAACAAGGGGTATTGTAGGGATTTTAcattatatgttctccttcttgaatattagccttcttcttaaaaaattgtattaattctataattttttatgattattttatataaaaatttgaatatatatcttgtaaaatatgtaaaaaagaagttagaaaaacaaatattaaaatttataatatttattaaatttttttatcaatttatacaaatacaataatatcaatacttattgaatattctaatattttttatcatataaaaaattaaattaaataaacagtaaaatataaaataatatcaaattacataaataaaaaatatccaattttttatatttgaactcaaagaTAGAAGGAGTATTACTTATTGAATAGAGATGAAGAttgaattttgttattttaagtcataataaagtATTTGAGCcaactgaactattttttattttttaaagaagtactactaatttttttaacaaaagtttTGGTGACCCTCTTGTCTCAACTAAGCTCCGCCAGAAGACATAATAATTTAcacgagaaaaaaaaaagaaaaatgaagaacgTGGGATCGATGCTTCCATGATTTATACACAACATTCTGTCATTACTGATTTTAAATTCACCCCCTCGTTAACTCTCTCCACCCACCTTTTCTCTCACATTCAGGAACTGATTCATTCATTGTGGTGTGGGGATAAGTGTTTCTCTACTGTTCTCACTAGAATGGTTAAAAAACAAGTGTATGTATAGCCCGA harbors:
- the LOC112744226 gene encoding flavin mononucleotide hydrolase 1, chloroplatic; its protein translation is MGVRVGAPSSSSSYSFFHTLSLFQFQATPSTPKHFNFKFRFKPSSSFSSFSITNMSLPVPNYRKGKLPILLFDIMDTLVRDPYYEDVPAFFRMSFKELLDSKNPTTWIEFEKGLIDEMELARKFFKDGRDVDLEGLKTCMTSGYSYIEGIEHLLLSLKQNNYEMHAFTNYPIWYQLIEDKLELSKYLSWTFCSCTYGKRKPDTEFFMEALEHLKVDPANCIFVDDRKKNVEAAIEVGIKGVHFKSVDLLCEELSLMGIEITADADHQ
- the LOC112744227 gene encoding uncharacterized protein: MSSCWCIKPFNLHPTIPSSSSSHSHLRGTLFLQPSPPLALTQNNNKKLLFQFHPKQHKRASTIVRCSSGLTPQLKSTLDKVVTSNKVVLFMKGTKDFPQCGFSNTVVQILKSLNVPFETINILENELLRQGLKEYSSWPTFPQLYIDGEFFGGCDITVEAYQKGELQELVEKAMLS